One Comamonas endophytica DNA window includes the following coding sequences:
- a CDS encoding CaiB/BaiF CoA transferase family protein: MTASLPLQPLAGLRVLDLSRVLAGPMCAMSLADLGADVTKVEHPSRGDDTRDWGVRVGSRNTSYFNSANRNKRSISLDLQSPQGQEIALQLAARSDVVIQNFKVGGAEKLGLGYEQLSALNPRLVYCSISGYSRSGPEARRPGYDLVVQGEAGLMAMNGEEGQGPLKFGIAAVDMFTGMYSAQAILAALYERHTTGRGRHVQMALYDCGLMITSYYGMEALLKDGDPPKFGNAHPSIVPYGVFEAADGPLVITVGNNGQFQRFCNEIIERPEWTTDERFATNTARSANRHVLMPLIHEALRRKPRAELLAQLTAAQIPCGEVLGMLDALQSERTRTAGLLHRYEDREAGAQAVLAPPYAMDGERLPVRMPPPHLGEHTDAVLSEQLGMAPDAIAALRAQNII; the protein is encoded by the coding sequence ATGACCGCTTCCCTTCCCCTGCAGCCGCTCGCCGGCCTGCGTGTTCTCGATCTGTCGCGCGTGCTGGCCGGGCCCATGTGCGCCATGTCGCTGGCCGACCTGGGCGCCGATGTCACCAAGGTCGAGCACCCGAGCCGCGGCGACGACACGCGCGACTGGGGCGTGCGCGTGGGCAGCCGCAATACCTCGTATTTCAACAGCGCCAACCGCAACAAACGCTCGATCAGCCTGGACCTGCAGTCGCCCCAGGGCCAGGAGATTGCGCTGCAGCTGGCGGCACGAAGCGATGTGGTGATCCAGAACTTCAAGGTCGGCGGCGCGGAGAAGCTCGGCCTGGGCTACGAACAGCTCAGCGCCCTCAACCCGCGCCTCGTGTACTGTTCCATCTCCGGCTATTCGCGCAGCGGGCCCGAGGCCAGGCGTCCCGGCTATGACCTGGTAGTGCAAGGCGAGGCCGGGCTGATGGCCATGAACGGCGAGGAAGGCCAGGGGCCGCTGAAGTTCGGCATAGCCGCCGTCGACATGTTCACCGGCATGTACTCCGCGCAGGCCATCCTTGCCGCCCTCTATGAGCGCCACACCACCGGCCGGGGCCGCCACGTGCAGATGGCGCTCTACGACTGCGGCCTGATGATCACCAGCTACTACGGCATGGAGGCGCTGCTCAAGGATGGGGACCCGCCGAAGTTCGGCAACGCCCATCCGTCCATCGTCCCCTACGGCGTGTTCGAAGCCGCCGACGGCCCGCTGGTGATCACCGTGGGCAACAACGGCCAGTTCCAGCGCTTTTGCAACGAGATCATCGAGCGCCCCGAATGGACCACCGACGAGCGCTTCGCCACCAACACCGCGCGCTCTGCCAACCGCCATGTGCTCATGCCGCTGATCCACGAGGCGCTGCGCCGCAAGCCGCGGGCCGAGCTGCTGGCGCAGCTCACGGCCGCGCAGATTCCCTGCGGCGAGGTACTGGGCATGCTGGACGCGCTGCAGTCCGAACGCACCCGGACGGCAGGTTTGCTGCACCGCTATGAAGACCGCGAAGCTGGCGCGCAGGCCGTGCTGGCGCCTCCCTATGCCATGGACGGCGAACGCCTGCCCGTGCGCATGCCGCCGCCGCATCTGGGCGAACACACCGACGCCGTGCTGAGCGAGCAGCTGGGAATGGCCCCCGACGCCATTGCCGCGTTGCGCGCGCAGAACATCATCTGA
- a CDS encoding tripartite tricarboxylate transporter substrate binding protein gives MDQPHAINRRHLLAAGAASALGAFSGISFAADPAWPSKLVKIVVAFPPGGPTDTAARIVAQKLGERLGQTMIVENRPGASGSIGTAAFIKSPADGYNLSMFGMPALLAPLLFNNNAYDVRKDFLPVATVYDLPMAIVINPRVLPEVTNLQQLIAHAKAAQTPLNYTSSGTGSFGHLSMEQLKDLGGFDMQHIPYRGSAPAVTDLIGGQVPVMFADVVAALPHIQAGKLRAIAGSSNKAKLLLPGIQSVAEQGFAGFDADTWGGLVAPLGTPRAIVDRLNAELKVILADPELQKKLIGAGAVASYQDSETMRKRLGTDYARWSKIAKDKNISAL, from the coding sequence ATGGATCAACCTCACGCAATCAATCGCCGCCACCTGCTGGCCGCTGGCGCCGCCAGCGCGCTCGGCGCCTTTTCGGGCATCAGCTTCGCCGCCGATCCCGCCTGGCCCAGCAAGCTGGTGAAGATCGTCGTCGCCTTCCCACCCGGCGGTCCCACCGACACCGCCGCGCGCATCGTCGCGCAAAAGCTTGGCGAGCGCCTGGGCCAGACCATGATCGTCGAGAACCGTCCGGGCGCCTCGGGCTCGATCGGCACGGCGGCGTTCATCAAGTCGCCCGCCGACGGCTACAACCTGTCGATGTTCGGCATGCCGGCGCTGCTTGCGCCGCTGCTTTTCAACAACAACGCCTATGACGTGCGCAAGGACTTCCTGCCCGTGGCCACGGTCTATGACCTGCCCATGGCCATCGTCATCAACCCGCGCGTGCTGCCCGAGGTCACTAACCTGCAGCAGCTGATCGCCCACGCCAAGGCCGCCCAGACGCCGCTGAACTACACCAGCTCCGGCACCGGCAGCTTCGGCCACCTGTCGATGGAGCAGCTCAAGGACCTGGGCGGCTTCGACATGCAGCACATCCCCTACCGCGGCAGCGCTCCAGCCGTGACCGACCTGATCGGCGGGCAAGTCCCGGTGATGTTCGCCGACGTGGTTGCCGCCCTGCCCCACATCCAGGCGGGCAAGCTGCGCGCCATTGCCGGCAGCTCCAACAAGGCAAAGCTGCTGCTGCCGGGCATCCAGTCGGTGGCCGAACAGGGCTTTGCCGGGTTCGACGCCGACACCTGGGGCGGCCTGGTCGCGCCCCTGGGCACGCCGCGCGCCATCGTCGACCGCCTGAATGCCGAGCTGAAGGTGATCCTGGCCGACCCCGAGCTGCAGAAGAAGCTGATCGGTGCAGGGGCGGTCGCCAGCTACCAGGACTCGGAGACGATGCGCAAGCGCCTGGGGACCGACTATGCGCGATGGAGCAAGATCGCCAAGGACAAGAACATCTCGGCGCTCTGA